The following coding sequences are from one Rutidosis leptorrhynchoides isolate AG116_Rl617_1_P2 chromosome 11, CSIRO_AGI_Rlap_v1, whole genome shotgun sequence window:
- the LOC139877311 gene encoding protein SULFUR DEFICIENCY-INDUCED 2: MKSIKKVESVNNNVEYHVIHKLPPGDSPYVRAKHLQLVEKDPDGAILLFWEAINAGDRVDSALKDMAVVMKQQDRAEEAIQLIRSFRDRCSKQAQDSLDNVLIDLYKKCGKLDEQIELLKQKLRMIYQGEAFNGKPTKTARSHGRKFQVTVKQETSRILGNLGWAYLQLKNFAAAEAVYRKAQEIDPDANKACNLCLCLIKQGRYVEANMVLRDVLQGKLSGSNDPKLMSRTKELIQELEPWQLAEVHPGPSHGSVTFEDAFIEGLDQLINQWTPLRSRRLPVFEEIEISTHRDQLAC, from the exons ATGAAAAGTATAAAAAAAGTAGaaagtgttaataataatgttgaatATCATGTGATTCATAAACTTCCTCCTGGTGATAGTCCTTATGTCAGAGCCAAACATCTTCAG CTGGTCGAAAAGGATCCTGATGGAGCAATACTCCTGTTTTGGGAGGCCATTAATGCTGGAGATAGAGTTGATAGTGCCTTAAAAGACATGGCAGTCGTTATGAAACAACAAGATAGAGCCGAAGAAGCAATACAACTTATTAGATCTTTCAGGGACCGTTGCTCCAAACAAGCTCAAGATTCACTAGACAATGTCCTTATCGACTTATACAAG AAATGTGGCAAATTAGATGAGCAAATTGAACTTTTGAAGCAGAAGCTTCGGATGATATATCAAGGAGAAGCATTTAATGGAAAACCAACAAAAACTGCTCGTTCTCATGGAAGAAAATTCCAAGTTACAGTCAAACAAGAGACATCAAGGATACTG GGTAATTTAGGGTGGGCATATTTGCAGCTAAAGAACTTTGCAGCAGCAGAAGCTGTATATCGAAAAGCTCAAGAAATAGACCCCGACGCTAACAAAGCCTGCAATTTATGCCTTTGCTTAATCAAACAAGGTCGATATGTAGAGGCCAATATGGTTCTTCGAGACGTATTGCAGGGTAAACTTTCAGGTTCGAATGACCCCAAGTTAATGAGCCGTACAAAGGAGCTAATTCAGGAGCTAGAACCATGGCAGTTGGCTGAGGTGCACCCTGGTCCTAGCCATGGGTCAGTAACCTTTGAAGATGCTTTTATTGAAGGGTTAGATCAGTTAATAAACCAATGGACTCCGTTGAGGTCAAGAAGACTTCCGGTATTTGAAGAGATAGAGATATCAACACATAGAGATCAACTAGCTTGTTGA